A single region of the Mustela lutreola isolate mMusLut2 chromosome 2, mMusLut2.pri, whole genome shotgun sequence genome encodes:
- the TMED1 gene encoding transmembrane emp24 domain-containing protein 1 isoform X1, with the protein MMAASAALALALWLLLPPVGVAEAGPPPIQDGEFTFLLPAGRKQCFYQSAPANASLETEYQVIGGAGLDVDFTLESPQGVLLVSESRKADGVHTVEPTEAGDYKLCFDNSFSTISEKLVFFELIFDSLQDDEEVEGWAEAVEPEEMLDVKMEDIKESIETMKTRLERSIQMLTLLRAFEARDRNLQEGNLERVNFWSAVNVAVLLLVAVLQVCTLKRFFQDKRPVPT; encoded by the exons ATGATGGCGGCCAGCGCGGCCCTAGCCTTGGCTCTCTGGCTACTACTGCCGCCGGTGGGGGTTGCAGAGGCAGGGCCCCCGCCGATCCAGGACGGCGAGTTCACGTTCCTGCTGCCTGCGGGGAGGAAGCAATGTTTCTATCAGTCTGCGCCGGCCAACGCAAGCCTCGAGACCGAGTACCAG GTGATCGGAGGTGCTGGACTGGACGTGGATTTCACACTCGAGAGCCCTCAGGGCGTGCTGCTGGTCAGCGAGTCCCGCAAGGCAGATGGGGTGCACAC GGTGGAGCCCACGGAGGCTGGGGACTACAAGCTGTGCTTTGACAACTCCTTCAGCACAATTTCTGAGAAGCTGGTGTTCTTCGAACTGATCTTTGACAGCCTGCAGGATGACGAGGAGGTCGAGGGCTGGGCGGAGGCTGTGGAGCCTGAGGAGATGCTGGATGTCAAGATGGAGGACATCAAG GAGTCCATCGAAACCATGAAGACCCGGTTGGAGCGTAGCATCCAGATGCTGACGCTCCTGCGGGCCTTTGAGGCACGTGATCGCAACCTGCAGGAGGGCAACCTGGAGCGAGTCAACTTCTGGTCTGCAGTGAACGTGGCTGTGCTGCTGCTGGTGGCCGTGCTCCAAGTCTGCACGCTCAAGCGCTTCTTCCAGGACAAGCGCCCTGTGCCCACGTAG
- the TMED1 gene encoding transmembrane emp24 domain-containing protein 1 isoform X2: MKTEPRQGARSEGQVGQDQVAGVGVRAQVIGGAGLDVDFTLESPQGVLLVSESRKADGVHTVEPTEAGDYKLCFDNSFSTISEKLVFFELIFDSLQDDEEVEGWAEAVEPEEMLDVKMEDIKESIETMKTRLERSIQMLTLLRAFEARDRNLQEGNLERVNFWSAVNVAVLLLVAVLQVCTLKRFFQDKRPVPT, encoded by the exons ATGAAGACTGAGCCAAGGCAAGGGGCGCGGTCAGAGGGACAGGTGGGGCAGGACCAGGTTGCAGGTGTAGGTGTCCGCGCTCAG GTGATCGGAGGTGCTGGACTGGACGTGGATTTCACACTCGAGAGCCCTCAGGGCGTGCTGCTGGTCAGCGAGTCCCGCAAGGCAGATGGGGTGCACAC GGTGGAGCCCACGGAGGCTGGGGACTACAAGCTGTGCTTTGACAACTCCTTCAGCACAATTTCTGAGAAGCTGGTGTTCTTCGAACTGATCTTTGACAGCCTGCAGGATGACGAGGAGGTCGAGGGCTGGGCGGAGGCTGTGGAGCCTGAGGAGATGCTGGATGTCAAGATGGAGGACATCAAG GAGTCCATCGAAACCATGAAGACCCGGTTGGAGCGTAGCATCCAGATGCTGACGCTCCTGCGGGCCTTTGAGGCACGTGATCGCAACCTGCAGGAGGGCAACCTGGAGCGAGTCAACTTCTGGTCTGCAGTGAACGTGGCTGTGCTGCTGCTGGTGGCCGTGCTCCAAGTCTGCACGCTCAAGCGCTTCTTCCAGGACAAGCGCCCTGTGCCCACGTAG